The Apium graveolens cultivar Ventura chromosome 11, ASM990537v1, whole genome shotgun sequence genome has a window encoding:
- the LOC141698676 gene encoding uncharacterized protein LOC141698676, which produces MFKKFSSEEVSGQNQVKASVQRKIRQSITDEYPGLEPVMDDLLPKKSPLIVVKCQNHLNLVVVNNVPLFFNVRDGPYMPTLRLLHQYPDIMKKLQVDRGAIRFVLAGANIMCPGLTSPGGYLDEEVGAETPVAIMAEGKQHALAIGFTKMSAKDIKAINKGIGVDNMHYLNDGLWKMEKLD; this is translated from the exons ATGTTCAAAAA GTTTTCGTCTGAGGAGGTATCTGGCCAAAATCAAGTTAAGGCATCGGTGCAACGTAAAATCCGGCAGAGCATCACTGATGAG TATCCAGGACTTGAACCGGTAATGGATGATCTACTTCCTAAAAAGTCCCCACTTATTGTTGTGAAATG CCAGAACCATCTGAATCTAGTTGTGGTCAACAATGTGCCATTATTTTTTAATGTGCGTGATGGGCCATACATGCCGACTCTGCGGCTTCTTCATCAAT ATCCGGACATAATGAAAAAGTTGCAGGTAGACAGGGGTGCAATAAGATTTGTGCTTGCAGGTGCAAACATAATGTGCCCAGGGCTTACATCTCCTGGTGGTTATTTGGATGAAGAAGTTGGTGCAGAAACTCCTGTG GCGATAATGGCTGAAGGAAAGCAACATGCTCTTGCTATCGGTTTCACGAAAATGTCGGCAAAAGACAT CAAGGCAATCAATAAAGGAATTGGTGTGGATAACATGCATTATCTTAATGACGGTCTTTGGAAG ATGGAGAAACTAGATTGA
- the LOC141697831 gene encoding protein SRC2-like, producing the protein MEYRPLDITVISATDLKNVNMFMKMVVFVEVFISGEHDESPTTTKRRTHMDRSGGCDPEWNHRFKFTVDEPSIFRNFVNFHLKAERGLGDKVVGVVRIPLMDLLQDSMDNKTSQDTEAEYQVLTTAGKAKGSLKISFRFGDKFIQQANAITPVTNTSTADMYPPLQTNGTDVFGHGGYYTLNSQPGMVPGQYPVPPPGYSYPGYGGGYIYPYPPTYYAPPPGYNYTGQHVAYANNPVHQEKSVEKKKISGFGINTLLGLGAGLLAGVLVGGVISEGRDMASEDAAVADSGDIDVGNTDDIHVGERDD; encoded by the coding sequence ATGGAGTATCGACCCTTAGACATTACTGTTATATCTGCAACAGATCTGAAAAATGTCAACATGTTTATGAAAATGGTGGTTTTCGTGGAGGTGTTCATAAGCGGTGAACATGATGAATCACCGACAACAACAAAGCGCAGGACTCATATGGACAGGAGTGGGGGCTGCGACCCCGAATGGAACCACCGGTTCAAGTTTACCGTTGACGAACCTTCCATATTCAGAAATTTTGTCAATTTTCATCTCAAGGCGGAACGTGGACTTGGTGATAAGGTTGTTGGAGTGGTTCGGATTCCTCTTATGGATCTTCTTCAAGATTCCATGGATAACAAAACATCACAAGATACAGAGGCGGAATATCAGGTTTTGACAACGGCTGGAAAGGCTAAAGGCAGCCTCAAAATTTCTTTTAGGTTCGGAGATAAATTCATACAGCAGGCTAATGCTATTACACCTGTCACAAACACGTCGACTGCTGATATGTATCCACCACTGCAAACTAATGGGACAGATGTTTTTGGTCATGGTGGATATTATACATTGAATTCGCAGCCAGGGATGGTGCCAGGACAATACCCTGTTCCACCTCCAGGGTATAGTTATCCAGGATATGGTGGAGGATATATCTATCCGTATCCTCCAACCTATTACGCACCACCTCCTGGATATAACTATACAGGACAGCATGTGGCATATGCAAACAATCCTGTCCACCAAGAAAAGTCGGTTGAAAAGAAGAAGATATCAGGTTTTGGTATCAATACGTTGTTGGGACTAGGAGCCGGATTGTTAGCAGGAGTTTTGGTCGGGGGTGTGATTTCGGAAGGCAGAGATATGGCATCGGAAGATGCTGCAGTCGCCGATAGTGGGGATATAGATGTTGGAAATACAGATGACATACATGTCGGAGAAAGAGATGACTGA
- the LOC141697830 gene encoding PWWP domain-containing protein 1-like, with amino-acid sequence MNNKGDKDTDMKDLGGKIVGFDKLNDADEARVSNLNKDVILGEDEGLVDAKVEERKEISGEIGQLELSYGGVRKGDKGKERRIKRIIDSSHGFQIGDLVWGKVKSHPWWPGQIFNDKLASPEVCKLKTAGYVLVAFFGDCSYGWFDPAQLVSFESSYAHKSRQMTSRTFLKAVEEAVDEASRRRTLALTCRCRNSYNFRPTSVEGYVSVDVGDYDSGTVYSVDQIRKSRDDFKPTQLLDFVNHLALSPLKLKHEAIEFVKNKATALAYRKAVYVEFDETYAQAFGREPVHPSRGHNEDLNQTPKLANPAPLSGPLVIAEVIGKGKSSLKSGKSREPVKKDQYLFKRRDEMNDLKSSVQVLPGQAASSEQPVFVDGTVAIAASEHAVQKKFTKVSTKHKASAKNQGTEGSVRDEVSDRRQEAGSKGDMRDDKPSVLEIGHTDSQINLVNSSNNNKLVGEASSQCFQAYEAMGKVVRLKSQESSRSEVGVGHAGINFSDSVVDMPSPVDVKHDKAHSMTIKSAEWPEQSIAAKTEVHREQAHDGGVGNLLRTGNAKSCKDGPDINNGIQAKREKVRKRPAEKLNSDNSVPLMKKKRKKELLRSENVKCNLSGGEVEPSVQSVVKSPVHVATSSREDLHVEPQGKEGKVLFETILAQKMSRVEKIELEPLELLHSLKALAHSFPGGSNSCITAVRQAFLGYRSLVFEKSLVLLPATGSESTKTCISEPIFDTKSIDIPVEDVRERQLIKPHRQVARPDDPSKGGLKRGPSDRQEEIAAKKKKKINDMIEFKAKKKATQKTPVMQQGDVIKEASGLTMKSLKPAPLKGAHGPTMKLPKGPLLTEASGPPTMKSLKPAPLKKAEPSSKSLGPMMLVMKFPPQGTLPSIMELKARFARFGQLDHSATRIYWKTSTCRLVYLRRVDAESACKFASSTRNLFGNMDVRCYTREVEVAAPVSEQGKVHKEDSAMGTSRLTDSALEQRPSRSLPLRTLQQPGGQPKSILKKSNGDETSGTNGGGKGNRVRFALGEEETNRGGEQSMIGNKNNASFVDGGASSSTNHGLDINSKNIVIPTSPMPLLDVPTAVNSLRPPNYLQLHHSEIAPINGHNLNSVIAPSMIPSPPNVDISQQMMGLLNKCNDVVNSVTDFLGYMPLHPL; translated from the exons ATGAATAACAAAGGTGATAAGGATACAGATATGAAAGATTTAGGTGGAAAGATTGTTGGTTTTGATAAATTAAATGATGCTGACGAAGCTAGGGTTTCTAATTTAAACAAAGACGTGATTTTGGGTGAAGATGAGGGGCTGGTCGATGCGAAAGTTGAAGAAAGGAAAGAAATTAGTGGCGAGATTGGTCAGTTGGAGTTGAGTTATGGTGGTGTAAGGAAAGGGGATAAGGGGAAAGAAAGGCGAATCAAAAGAATAATTGATTCCAGTCATGGGTTTCAGATTGGGGATTTGGTTTGGGGGAAGGTCAAATCGCATCCGTGGTGGCCGGGTCAGATATTTAATGACAAATTAGCGTCTCCTGAGGTTTGTAAGTTGAAGACTGCCGGGTATGTCTTGGTGGCTTTTTTTGGTGATTGTAGCTATGGTTGGTTTGATCCGGCTCAGCTTGTAAGCTTTGAGTCTAGTTATGCTCACAAATCACGCCAGATGACTTCCAGGACTTTTCTTAAGGCTGTTGAAGAAGCTGTTGATGAGGCTAGCCGGAGGCGTACTTTGGCTTTGACTTGTCGATGTAGGAATTCCTACAATTTTCGGCCGACTAGTGTTGAGGGGTATGTTTCTGTTGATGTTGGTGATTATGACTCAGGTACTGTCTACTCTGTTGATCAGAtaagaaaatccagggatgaTTTTAAGCCTACTCAACTGCTGGATTTTGTTAATCACTTGGCACTCTCACCTTTAAAACTTAAGCACGAGGCTATAGAATTTGTTAAGAATAAAGCTACTGCACTTGCTTACAGGAAGGCAGTGTATGTCGAATTTGATGAGACCTATGCCCAGGCTTTTGGTCGTGAGCCAGTGCACCCTTCTCGTGGACATAATGAAGACCTGAACCAGACTCCAAAACTAGCAAATCCAG CTCCATTGAGTGGCCCTCTGGTAATTGCTGAAGTTATTGGTAAGGGGAAGAGTTCTTTAAAATCTGGTAAATCTAGGGAGCCTGTGAAGAAGGATCAGTATTTATTTAAACGGAGAGATGAAATGAATGACCTGAAATCTAGTGTCCAGGTCCTTCCCGGCCAAGCTGCTTCATCTGAACAGCCAGTTTTTGTGGATGGCACTGTTGCAATTGCAGCTAGCGAGCATGCTGTTCAAAAAAAATTTACCAAGGTCTCTACAAAACACAAGGCTTCTGCAAAAAATCAAGGGACGGAAGGTTCAGTAAGGGATGAGGTCTCGGATAGGAGACAAGAAGCTGGTAGCAAAGGAGATATGAGAGATGACAAGCCTTCCGTCTTGGAGATTGGCCATACTGATTCTCAGATAAATTTGGTTAATTCTTCCAATAATAATAAACTAGTGGGTGAAGCTTCATCTCAATGCTTTCAAGCATACGAAGCAATGGGAAAGGTTGTAAGGCTGAAAAGTCAAGAGAGCTCTAGATCTGAAGTGGGAGTTGGTCATGCAGGGATTAATTTTTCTGATTCAGTAGTTGACATGCCTTCTCCAGTTGATGTCAAGCATGATAAAGCACATTCAATGACCATTAAATCTGCTGAATGGCCTGAGCAGTCTATAGCAGCTAAAACTGAAGTACATAGAGAACAAGCTCATGATGGTGGTGTTGGCAATCTTTTGAGAACAGGTAATGCAAAGTCTTGTAAAGATGGTCCAGATATAAATAATGGCATTCAAGCAAAGAGAGAGAAGGTTCGTAAGCGACCTGCTGAGAAACTGAACAGTGATAATTCTGTACCTTtaatgaagaagaagagaaagaaagagcTATTAAGATCTGAAAACGTGAAATGTAACCTATCTGGCGGAGAAGTTGAGCCGTCAGTGCAGAGCGTAGTGAAATCACCTGTGCATGTTGCTACCTCTTCCAGGGAGGACTTGCACGTAGAGCCTCAGGGAAAAGAAGGTAAGGTCTTGTTCGAAACTATTCTGGCACAGAAGATGAGTCGAGTGGAGAAGATAGAGTTGGAGCCTCTAGAATTACTGCATTCTCTGAAAGCTCTTGCTCATAGTTTCCCGGGAGGCAGCAACAGCTGCATTACAGCTGTTCGCCAGGCTTTTCTTGGATATCGTTCACTTGTTTTCGAAAAGAGCTTGGTGCTATTGCCAGCCACTGGCAGTGAGTCAACTAAAACTTGTATCAGTGAGCCTATATTTGATACTAAATCCATTGATATTCCAGTGGAAGATGTTAGAGAGCGACAGTTAATTAAACCACATCGACAAGTGGCCAGGCCTGACGATCCTTCTAAAGGTGGGCTAAAACGTGGGCCATCTGATCGCCAAGAAGAAATTGCTgcaaaaaagaagaaaaagattaATGATATGATAGAATTTAAAGCAAAAAAGAAGGCTACTCAGAAAACTCCAGTTATGCAGCAAGGAGATGTGATCAAAGAAGCAAGTGGTCTTACAATGAAATCACTTAAACCAGCACCTCTGAAAGGAGCACATGGGCCAACAATGAAATTGCCTAAAGGACCACTTCTCACAGAAGCAAGTGGGCCGCCAACAATGAAATCACTTAAACCAGCACCTCTAAAAAAAGCGGAGCCTTCCTCAAAATCACTAGGTCCAATGATGTTGGTAATGAAGTTCCCACCTCAAGGAACGCTGCCATCTATTATGGAATTGAAGGCTCGGTTTGCCCGTTTTGGGCAATTAGATCATTCTGCTACTCGTATATACTGGAAGACCTCAACATGCCGTCTGGTATACCTCCGCAGGGTTGATGCAGAGTCGGCATGTAAATTTGCTTCTTCTACTCGTAACTTGTTTGGGAATATGGATGTCAGGTGTTACACACGAGAGGTTGAAGTTGCGGCACCTGTCTCCGAACAGGGCAAAGTGCACAAGGAAGATTCAGCAATGGGAACCTCACGGTTGACTGATTCAGCACTTGAACAAAGACCATCAAGGTCTCTACCTCTGCGGACACTGCAGCAACCAGGAGGTCAGCCGAAATCCATACTTAAAAAGTCAAATGGTGATGAGACCAGTGGTACTAATGGCGGTGGTAAGGGAAATCGTGTAAGATTTGCTTTAGGTGAGGAAGAAACAAATAGAGGGGGAGAGCAATCGATGATTGGTAATAAGAACAATGCTAGTTTTGTTGATGGTGGTGCATCTTCTTCAACTAATCATGGATTGGATATTAATAGTAAGAATATTGTCATTCCTACATCTCCCATGCCTTTACTTGATGTACCTACTGCTGTTAATTCTTTAAGACCGCCAAACTATTTGCAGTTGCACCATAGTGAAATAGCACCAATAAATGGTCATAATTTGAACAGTGTGATTGCACCATCCATGATCCCGAGTCCCCCAAATGTGGATATCTCACAACAGATGATGGGCCTTTTAAACAAGTGCAATGATGTTGTGAATAGTGTGACAGATTTTCTAGGATATATGCCTCTGCATCCTCTTTAA